AGCAGAGTTCAAAGCTCATAGAAGATTATGTTTCGGTCATCTTTCCGAAAGTGGCAAAGCAGGAAGCCTACGGATATTCTTTCAAAGTCAAACTGCTAAGGACCCTGCCCAATACCAAGGCGGTGATGTACGAACTTTTTAAAACTTTTGGCTTCACCGAATGGGACGATGTACATGGCCTGCTCACTGCACAGCCGGGAAAAATCGTTTACTCCAAAACCCACAGGCTTATAAAAGATCGGGAAGATTTGCTGCTTACCCTGCTTCCGTCACAAGATGATAGGAAGTACACCATCAAAGAAGATGAAGAAGTAGTGATGCTGCCTATGGGGACTTTTCATTTTGAACTGGACGAAGAAGTTGAAAAAACCGAAGCCGGCACAATTTTTATTGACCGGGAAAAGTTGCAGTTTCCGCTGGTGGTAAGAAGGTGGCAGCAGGGCGATTATTTTTACCCGTTCGGGATGAAAGGGAAGAAAAAAATTAGCAAGTTTTTCAAAGATGAGAAGTTATCTTTGCCACAAAAGGAAAATTGCTGGCTACTCTGTTCGGGGCAGGATATTGTTTGGGTTATAAATTACCGTGCCGATGCCCGCTTTGCCGTTGAAGACAGTACCCGGGAAATTTTGAGATTAAGTTACACACCATGAGATCACCCCTATTTTTAATCGTTTTCTTTTTAGGTTTTTTTAATGCCCAGGCCCAGATATTTGACCCCAATAACCTGGGGCAGGGAATGGAAGACCCCATAGAGTGGGAGGCCAGCCTGGAGCAGGAGAACGACTCTGTATATCAGCTCGTGTTTAAGGCATTTCTGGAACCCGGCTGGCATTTGTATTCCCAGGAAGAAGTGAAGATTGACATTGCGCCCATCCCTACAGCTTTTACTTTTTCTGAGGCTCCCGAAAAATATGAACTGGTGGGGCCTACCGTTGAGCCTGATGTTCCGGCACTCTACGATGCAGTTTTTGAAGCCGATATCACCTATTTTGAAAAGGAAGCAGTCTTTAAGCAGAAGATCAGGGTGCTTGATGCCACTGAACTGCTGATCACTGCGGAAGTTTATTTTTCGGTTTGTGACGATGAGAAATGCCTGCCGCCCGAAACAGAACGCTTCAGCTTCAATATTGGAGAAAATCGGGTAGAGGAAGGTTTTACAGACCTCGAGGTCTCAGATAAAGATCAGCGGCTTACCGAAGCCCTGAATATTGATGTAAAAGGAGTGGGCGGAGTCGATATTGCCGATGAAAAAGAGCATAATTACAGTACCATTTTCTTCCTTGGTTTCATTGGCGGACTCATCGCCCTGCTCACGCCCTGTGTGTTCCCAATGATTCCCCTAACCGTTTCCTTTTTTACCAAAGGCGCGAAAACACGCAGAAAAGGCCTGGTAAATGCCATCATGTACGGGGTATTCATATTCCTGATCTACCTTTTGCTCAGTTTGCCGTTCCACCTGCTGGATTCGCTAGATCCCGGTATCCTCAACAATATTTCTACCAACACCACATTGAATATTATCTTCTTCGTGATCTTTATCTTCTTCGCCTTTTCATTTTTTGGGTATTACGAGATCACGCTGCCCAGTTCCTGGAGCAATAAGATGGACGACAAGGCTTCCAGCTTTGGAGGGGTTATAGGCGTTTTCTTTATGGCGCTAACCCTCGCCCTGGTTTCTTTCTCGTGTACAGGGCCTATTTTAGGGTCTCTGCTGGGAAGTTCCCTTACTACCGATGGGGGTGCAACCCAGTTGTCTTTTGGGATGGGAGGTTTTGGCCTGGCCCTTGCGCTTCCGTTTGCCTTGTTTGCACTTTTTCCCAACTGGCTCAATTCACTGCCAAAAAGCGGCGGCTGGCTCAATTCGGTAAAAGTTGTGCTTGGGTTCATCGAACTGGCACTGGCATTTAAGTTCCTTTCCAACGCCGATCTTGTGCAGCACTGGGGGCTCCTAAAAAGGGAAATTTTCATTGGCATCTGGATCGTGGTAGGCCTCGGCCTGCTGCTGTACCTGTTCGGGCTGCTGCGTTTTCCTCATGATGGGCCAAAAACGAAACTGGGTAAAGGGAGATTGCTGCTGGGTATTGCCACCCTGGTCTTTGTGGTTTACCTCGTTCCGGGCCTCACCAACACGCCTGCAGCCAACCTTAAACTTCTAAGTGGTTTCCCGCCACCTTTGTTTTACAGTATCTATGAAAAAGAAACAGACGGGCCTTTAGGTCTTAAGGCGTATAAAGATTTTGAAGAAGGCGTTGCGGCAGCAAAAGCTGAAAATAAACCCATTCTTCTCGATTTTACCGGCTGGGCCTGTGTGAACTGCCGAAAAATGGAAGAGCAGGTGTGGAGTGACCCTGAAGTTTTTGACCTCATGCAGGATGAATTTGTGCTCATTTCCCTTTATGTAGACGACCGCAAAGAGCTGCCCAAAGATCAGAAGTTCAATTACCAGAAACCTACCGGCGGTATAAAGGAGATAAAAACCATTGGAGACAAATGGGCCACTTTTCAAACCCTTAACTTCCGGAATAACTCCCAGCCGTTTTACGTTCTGCTAGACCACAACATGAATATGCTCAACCAGCCGGTTGGTTATACGCCCGATTCAGAAGAGTTTGCGGCCTGGCTCAGGCAGGGAGTAGAAGAATTTAATGCCCGGTAAGTTCATTGGCAGCCGGGTTTTGACAGGAATTTCTATCTTTAGGGACTTCAAAACTAAGCTTACAGATGAGATTTATTAAAATTTATTTCCTGCCGGTGCTGTTTGTGCTGCTTGGCAGCCGTGCATTTGCACAAAACGCGACCAACTATGAGGTTAAAGACCACTACACCAAGCAGGAGGTGGTTATTCCCATGCGGGATGGCACAAAGCTTCATGCCACCATCTTTTCGCCTAAAGATACTTCCAAAGAATATCCAATTCTCATCACCCGTACTCCTTATAGTTCGAGGCCATACGGCCAAGGGCAGTTTCGTTCGCAGCTGGGGCCCAATGAATATTTGATGAAACAG
This Salinimicrobium tongyeongense DNA region includes the following protein-coding sequences:
- a CDS encoding protein-disulfide reductase DsbD family protein; protein product: MRSPLFLIVFFLGFFNAQAQIFDPNNLGQGMEDPIEWEASLEQENDSVYQLVFKAFLEPGWHLYSQEEVKIDIAPIPTAFTFSEAPEKYELVGPTVEPDVPALYDAVFEADITYFEKEAVFKQKIRVLDATELLITAEVYFSVCDDEKCLPPETERFSFNIGENRVEEGFTDLEVSDKDQRLTEALNIDVKGVGGVDIADEKEHNYSTIFFLGFIGGLIALLTPCVFPMIPLTVSFFTKGAKTRRKGLVNAIMYGVFIFLIYLLLSLPFHLLDSLDPGILNNISTNTTLNIIFFVIFIFFAFSFFGYYEITLPSSWSNKMDDKASSFGGVIGVFFMALTLALVSFSCTGPILGSLLGSSLTTDGGATQLSFGMGGFGLALALPFALFALFPNWLNSLPKSGGWLNSVKVVLGFIELALAFKFLSNADLVQHWGLLKREIFIGIWIVVGLGLLLYLFGLLRFPHDGPKTKLGKGRLLLGIATLVFVVYLVPGLTNTPAANLKLLSGFPPPLFYSIYEKETDGPLGLKAYKDFEEGVAAAKAENKPILLDFTGWACVNCRKMEEQVWSDPEVFDLMQDEFVLISLYVDDRKELPKDQKFNYQKPTGGIKEIKTIGDKWATFQTLNFRNNSQPFYVLLDHNMNMLNQPVGYTPDSEEFAAWLRQGVEEFNAR